Proteins co-encoded in one Gossypium arboreum isolate Shixiya-1 chromosome 11, ASM2569848v2, whole genome shotgun sequence genomic window:
- the LOC108471988 gene encoding uncharacterized protein LOC108471988, protein MEDKRNLVLDLVCEIKDKAKLICERLKVASDKKKSYADLRRRDIEYQVGDMLFLKVSPWKKVLSFGQKGKLSLRSDPSHVVPVEEIEVRSDLLYEKEPVAIFDRKVKVLRNKTHKTKEATWESEDILRPQYMYLFDIGKL, encoded by the exons ATGGAGGACAAGAGGAATTTGGTTCTAgatttggtttgtgaaattaagGACAAGGCAAAACTTATTTGTGAGCGGTTGAAGGTAGCTTCAGATAAGAAAAAATCTTATGCTGACTTGAGGCGTCGAGATATCGAATATCAGGTTGGTGATATgttgtttttgaaagtctcaccttggaagaaggttttgagCTTCGGGCAGAAGGGTAAGCTTAGTCTGAG atcagatccttctcaTGTTGTTCCTGTTGAAGAGATTGAAGTTCGATCTGATCTTTTGTATGAGAAGGAACCGGTTGCGATCTTTGACCGTAAGGTCAAGGTGCTACGCAACAAGACCCATAAGACTaaggaagccacttgggagtCAGAAGATATCCTAAGGCCTCAGTATATGTATTTGTTCGATATAGGTAAactttga